A single Crateriforma conspicua DNA region contains:
- a CDS encoding IS3 family transposase (programmed frameshift): MKQARKRRKPEQIVKAIAEGEAMLAAGKSLAEVYQKLGIVESTWMRWKKQYGGMKSDEARRLRELEIENQKLKELLAEAELDKRMLKVIAGGKLLSPTRRREAACKLQSCFGVSERRACRTLGQSRSSQRYRPNAKEDEPRLVARILELVREFPRYGYRRITRLLRQEGWRVNFKRIHRLWKQQGLKVPVKKAKKRRLGNSEGGVIRRSAEYPNHVWSVDFIFDRTEDGRSLKILSLIDEFTRECIALEVGRKFTGDDLVALLSDLFVSRGIPSFIRSDNGPEFISKAVRSFLDFIEVGTSYIEPGSPWQNGYVESFHSRLRDECLSCELFSSLSEAQSIIESWRQTYNHRRPHSGIGGMAPADFASQWATSASFAALPSRKQPTVESFNQPVLS, encoded by the exons ATGAAACAAGCACGAAAGCGACGTAAGCCCGAACAGATCGTCAAGGCGATCGCCGAGGGTGAAGCCATGTTGGCCGCCGGCAAGAGCCTGGCGGAGGTGTACCAGAAGCTTGGGATTGTTGAATCGACCTGGATGCGATGGAAGAAGCAGTACGGCGGCATGAAGTCCGATGAGGCTCGACGGCTTCGCGAACTCGAAATCGAGAACCAGAAGCTCAAAGAACTGCTGGCCGAAGCAGAACTCGATAAGCGAATGCTCAAGGTGATCGCTG GAGGGAAACTTCTAAGCCCGACGCGTCGCCGTGAAGCAGCCTGCAAGTTGCAGAGTTGCTTCGGCGTCTCGGAGCGTCGGGCTTGCAGGACGCTCGGCCAATCGCGAAGTAGCCAACGATACCGGCCAAACGCAAAAGAAGACGAACCACGTCTGGTTGCTCGAATACTGGAACTCGTCCGCGAGTTTCCTCGCTATGGCTATCGACGCATCACTCGTCTTCTGCGGCAGGAAGGCTGGCGTGTGAACTTCAAACGAATCCACCGACTCTGGAAACAACAAGGTCTCAAGGTGCCGGTCAAAAAGGCGAAAAAGCGACGATTGGGTAACTCCGAAGGCGGCGTCATTCGTCGATCGGCCGAGTACCCCAATCACGTTTGGTCGGTCGACTTCATCTTTGATCGAACCGAAGACGGTCGCTCGTTGAAGATCCTCTCTCTGATCGACGAGTTCACTCGTGAGTGCATTGCACTGGAAGTGGGTCGAAAGTTCACCGGCGACGATTTGGTGGCGCTGTTGAGCGACTTATTCGTCAGCCGCGGCATCCCGTCGTTCATCCGCAGCGACAATGGCCCGGAGTTCATCAGCAAGGCGGTCCGCTCCTTTCTGGACTTCATTGAGGTGGGGACTTCCTACATCGAACCGGGCAGTCCCTGGCAGAACGGCTACGTCGAAAGCTTCCACAGCAGGCTTCGCGATGAGTGTTTATCGTGCGAGCTGTTCAGCAGCTTGTCCGAGGCACAGTCGATCATTGAGTCATGGCGTCAAACGTACAACCATCGACGTCCGCACAGCGGCATCGGTGGAATGGCCCCAGCGGATTTTGCTTCACAGTGGGCTACTTCCGCTTCGTTCGCTGCGCTCCCTTCGCGGAAGCAGCCCACTGTGGAATCGTTTAACCAACCCGTACTCTCATAA
- a CDS encoding sulfatase-like hydrolase/transferase — MNLNRNLSRLCLVFAIAILGPAPADASSNPNILLILMDDMGIGDLSCSGNSVFETPQIDRLSKQSIRFENFFVNASCSPTRAALMTGRYFVDAGVWGVHGGREYMHTDEVTLAQALQRGGYATGLFGKWHLGKSEDTKPYRRGFDESIHLVGRLYADTGPIVERNGIQESPKGWSVDLVTEWTKDFIRRKQAEGKPWFAMASYPQIHTQWTAKEEYIERYRGRGYSEGFELLAGYVAQTDEGVGRLIESITESDLAQNTVVVYLHDNGPINRMSNNSQFIADDEAVIRNAMKLRGQKGQVWDNGVRSPLFIRLPGGHGGVSIADNAHVMDLLPTICELAGVAIPTDTAGPLAGRSLKPLMDLGENANWSDRYLMGTRPTPTWGTKPFTSSGMHKAMPIRQRSVLRYEFQDNISIRDQRFKLVKFKDDEMLFDIQSDPSELVDLSDTYPNRKQKMSAAMKTWFEAFIDSPRCFTYPTSTIGVAGQVRSSVHIASAFEDHGVTRGSEGIRDWDDGGDVARFRIRVEQKGTYAVCLQSSSSDKAIDAQARFRIGIGEQLIEASLQQLADKQHSVRRPRQTSLPLTPGEYILSVELIDPATAKGRLQIKAVCFDLQGP, encoded by the coding sequence ATGAATTTGAATCGCAACCTGAGCCGCCTTTGCCTTGTGTTTGCTATCGCGATCTTGGGGCCAGCGCCCGCTGATGCGTCTTCCAATCCGAACATCCTCTTGATATTAATGGATGACATGGGGATTGGAGACTTGAGTTGCTCGGGGAATTCCGTGTTCGAGACTCCTCAAATTGATCGATTGAGCAAACAGTCGATTCGTTTCGAAAACTTCTTCGTCAATGCGTCATGTTCCCCCACTCGGGCGGCCTTGATGACGGGTCGCTACTTCGTTGACGCTGGCGTTTGGGGGGTTCACGGTGGGCGCGAATACATGCACACCGACGAAGTGACGCTGGCCCAAGCATTGCAACGTGGTGGTTACGCGACCGGCCTATTCGGCAAATGGCATTTGGGTAAATCCGAAGACACCAAACCGTATCGTCGCGGCTTCGACGAAAGCATTCACTTGGTCGGACGATTGTATGCAGACACGGGTCCTATTGTGGAACGAAACGGTATTCAGGAGTCGCCGAAAGGATGGAGCGTCGACCTGGTAACCGAATGGACGAAGGACTTCATACGGCGCAAACAAGCAGAAGGGAAACCATGGTTTGCGATGGCGAGCTATCCGCAGATTCACACCCAGTGGACCGCCAAGGAAGAGTACATCGAACGATACCGTGGGCGAGGATACAGCGAGGGATTCGAGCTTCTTGCAGGGTATGTCGCACAGACGGATGAGGGCGTCGGACGTTTGATCGAATCGATTACCGAGAGCGATCTTGCACAGAACACGGTGGTTGTCTACTTGCACGACAACGGCCCCATCAACCGGATGTCAAACAACTCGCAATTCATCGCTGACGACGAAGCGGTCATCCGGAACGCAATGAAGCTGCGAGGACAGAAGGGGCAAGTGTGGGACAATGGTGTGCGTTCACCGTTGTTCATCCGGTTGCCCGGCGGCCACGGTGGCGTTTCAATCGCCGACAATGCCCACGTCATGGACTTGCTGCCCACGATATGCGAACTGGCCGGTGTGGCGATACCCACCGACACTGCGGGTCCGCTTGCCGGGCGAAGCTTGAAACCGCTAATGGATCTTGGCGAAAACGCTAACTGGAGCGATCGCTACCTCATGGGCACCCGGCCGACGCCCACCTGGGGAACGAAACCCTTCACCAGCAGTGGCATGCACAAGGCAATGCCGATCCGACAGCGTTCCGTGCTGCGTTACGAGTTTCAAGACAATATCTCCATCCGCGATCAACGTTTCAAATTGGTCAAATTCAAAGACGACGAGATGTTGTTCGACATTCAAAGTGACCCGTCGGAACTGGTGGACCTAAGCGATACTTACCCGAACCGTAAGCAGAAAATGTCGGCTGCCATGAAAACCTGGTTCGAAGCCTTCATCGATTCGCCGCGTTGCTTCACGTACCCGACTTCAACGATTGGAGTCGCCGGCCAAGTGAGATCCAGTGTGCACATCGCTTCTGCGTTTGAAGATCATGGCGTCACAAGGGGCAGCGAAGGGATTCGGGACTGGGACGATGGCGGCGATGTGGCACGGTTCCGAATTCGGGTCGAGCAGAAGGGGACCTATGCGGTCTGCTTGCAATCATCCAGCTCGGACAAGGCGATCGATGCTCAGGCTCGTTTTCGAATTGGCATCGGAGAACAGCTGATCGAAGCATCGCTGCAGCAGCTAGCGGATAAGCAACACTCCGTACGACGGCCAAGACAGACTAGCTTGCCTCTGACGCCAGGCGAATACATTCTCTCGGTGGAATTGATCGATCCCGCGACGGCGAAAGGCAGGTTGCAGATAAAGGCCGTCTGCTTTGATCTGCAAGGCCCCTGA
- a CDS encoding glycoside hydrolase family 26 protein produces the protein MIHRNKIGSCTMRLRERHQHDVPVGRFRKNIKEGWHSLRTVLIFCICWGVVLVMGHSTSRGQSDGNATIETRNLYANMKRMSGRGIMVGHQNTQTMFRDGRNFENVPPYPSDCVRAVGEYPAVHGFDFNPVNREHNLIRDEIIDAHLRGGIITISWHAHNPLSGGGHKDRAGNPMREITPGGSANEAWRSELDKKVKFFKGLTVDGVKIPVLFRPFHEHTHNAFWWGVKSCSSEEYVSAYRYTVDYLRDKGVDNLLLVYSPYSVTRTGEEEMRSRYPGDKYVDFLAVDHYGNETYRDGEEPWEVFYREFLENCEITASFAQKHEKPVVIAEIGVRKGLKNSSKTSWYVDLLEMLKSDAHARQFVYMLLWQNGPENYWVPLPGDPHHADFKSFHKDPYTLFETDLPDMYRAPSAETGR, from the coding sequence ATGATTCATCGAAACAAGATTGGAAGCTGTACGATGCGACTTCGAGAACGGCACCAGCACGACGTTCCTGTGGGTCGGTTCCGGAAAAACATCAAGGAAGGTTGGCATTCACTACGAACCGTTTTAATCTTTTGCATCTGTTGGGGAGTCGTACTCGTGATGGGGCATTCAACCTCAAGGGGCCAATCGGATGGAAACGCGACGATCGAGACTCGGAATCTCTATGCGAACATGAAACGCATGAGTGGAAGGGGAATCATGGTCGGGCATCAAAACACCCAAACAATGTTTCGTGACGGGCGAAACTTTGAAAACGTGCCTCCGTATCCCTCCGATTGCGTCAGGGCAGTGGGCGAGTACCCGGCCGTGCATGGATTTGATTTCAATCCAGTGAATCGGGAGCACAACCTGATTCGAGATGAGATCATCGACGCCCACCTACGTGGTGGGATCATTACAATCAGCTGGCATGCTCACAACCCGCTTTCCGGAGGCGGTCACAAGGACAGGGCGGGCAATCCCATGCGAGAGATCACACCTGGTGGTTCTGCTAACGAGGCGTGGAGATCAGAGCTGGACAAAAAGGTGAAATTTTTCAAGGGTCTTACGGTTGATGGTGTGAAAATCCCTGTCCTGTTTCGCCCCTTTCATGAGCACACCCACAACGCGTTCTGGTGGGGCGTTAAGTCGTGTAGTTCAGAGGAGTATGTCTCTGCCTATCGCTACACGGTCGACTACCTTCGCGACAAGGGAGTCGACAACCTGTTGTTGGTCTATTCGCCGTATTCGGTTACCCGTACCGGCGAAGAAGAAATGCGTTCTAGGTATCCGGGAGACAAGTACGTCGATTTTCTAGCTGTCGACCACTACGGCAACGAAACCTACAGGGACGGAGAAGAGCCCTGGGAGGTTTTTTACCGCGAGTTCCTGGAGAACTGCGAGATTACGGCGTCTTTTGCCCAGAAGCACGAGAAGCCAGTTGTCATCGCGGAGATCGGCGTAAGAAAGGGCCTGAAGAATTCGTCAAAGACGAGTTGGTACGTCGACCTGCTAGAAATGCTGAAGTCCGACGCCCACGCCCGCCAATTCGTCTACATGTTGCTGTGGCAAAATGGCCCAGAAAACTATTGGGTGCCGCTTCCGGGCGACCCACACCATGCGGATTTCAAGTCTTTCCATAAAGATCCTTACACTCTTTTCGAAACAGATCTTCCGGATATGTATCGTGCTCCGTCGGCAGAAACCGGACGCTAG